From a region of the uncultured Desulfatiglans sp. genome:
- a CDS encoding conserved hypothetical protein (Evidence 4 : Unknown function but conserved in other organisms), with translation MSLTLSQLFPGIETGLNRIGFLFGAGTSKEAGYPLMGDLTKTVVSNLRPPLKATLDEICDAKAFIYDPVAGTPNIEILSDLVTEYFVTTQDSKYGDLESEIRKLIVDAILSITTPDLSHHVRFLEALKKRAHGTASTVTILTTNYDVLFELAAGEVGIRIETGFDGPLRRVFDPTVFDLARGTVENTRFTHRCELHVNIIKLHGSVSWLKEGGRVFESGLALRSATPERALVLPRRRKVMDTLSEPFDRLFTRASRTLGTNCQFVVACGFSFGDKHINDQLIFPKLNAGKIRLTALCGEEPDCLDELKKFPPFHAGFPANCFIDQKDTGTGTGLWKFSALAQLIEP, from the coding sequence ATGAGCTTGACCCTCTCGCAGCTATTCCCAGGAATTGAAACTGGTCTAAACCGGATTGGATTTCTCTTCGGTGCCGGGACTTCTAAGGAGGCGGGTTACCCTTTGATGGGCGACCTCACAAAGACAGTCGTTTCGAATCTTCGTCCGCCCCTAAAAGCAACGTTGGATGAAATATGTGACGCAAAGGCGTTTATCTATGACCCCGTTGCAGGAACTCCCAATATCGAGATCCTTTCCGATTTAGTCACTGAATACTTCGTCACGACGCAGGACTCAAAGTATGGAGATCTCGAGTCTGAGATCCGCAAACTGATTGTTGACGCGATCTTGTCAATCACCACTCCAGACCTCTCCCACCATGTTCGCTTCCTCGAAGCATTAAAAAAGAGAGCGCATGGAACCGCCTCAACCGTCACAATCCTGACAACCAACTACGATGTCCTTTTCGAATTAGCGGCCGGCGAGGTCGGCATCCGCATTGAGACAGGATTTGATGGGCCACTTCGACGGGTGTTCGATCCCACCGTTTTTGATTTAGCAAGAGGAACTGTCGAAAATACAAGATTCACGCACCGGTGTGAGCTTCACGTTAACATCATCAAACTTCATGGTTCAGTCTCTTGGTTAAAGGAAGGAGGCCGTGTTTTTGAAAGCGGTCTCGCCCTACGGAGCGCCACGCCAGAAAGAGCACTTGTTCTGCCACGCCGAAGAAAAGTCATGGACACTCTTTCAGAACCATTTGATCGGCTATTCACTCGGGCTTCTAGAACACTCGGCACGAATTGTCAGTTTGTAGTAGCCTGTGGATTCAGCTTTGGCGACAAGCACATCAATGATCAGCTGATTTTCCCGAAACTTAATGCCGGAAAGATTCGGCTGACTGCGTTGTGTGGTGAAGAGCCTGACTGTCTCGATGAATTGAAAAAATTTCCACCATTTCACGCTGGTTTTCCGGCGAACTGTTTCATTGATCAAAAAGACACAGGGACAGGGACAGGCCTTTGGAAATTCAGTGCACTGGCTCAACTGATAGAACCTTAA
- a CDS encoding conserved hypothetical protein (Evidence 4 : Unknown function but conserved in other organisms), whose protein sequence is MNDYRIGRVVGVSGERIFISLTDHSNLEETEAGVPPTMIVNLPSDTGPIPLLIGQPGTFVSVGLPSGRLLAMITTIDMKEGSPLQSALNNAEAEGDAIIEEHKRLVSAVPVGTLDAGGNFERGTDVLPTVNSSAFAVPPATIDSIYQQYADGNFSLGHLSLIPDQQASINLDAFLARHGAILGQTGGGKSWTVASFLQKIAAFPQSTVVLFDLHGEYASAFGNEADVISGTDIELPYWLMNSEELLGLMVDRSESAAPNQIAKFKELLQAAKDNHPENQALGLDRITIDTPVYFNFAEILNEFRRLDIQMVPGQRGERQGSLFGQFTRLLMRIDSRLNDRRYDLIFHPQTYATSASMEDLFRRLLGETSADRKKIVIIDLSPVPFDVRNSVISLILRCLFDFSYWYRRVNGTSYPIAVFADEAHIYLNDSDSDARSSRESAERIAKEGRKYGISFTVISQRPREVSATILSQCNSFLCLRLSNPDDQSYVRNLLPDSVRGITSMFSTLRRGEGILLGDSVMMPTRIRIEPPNPTPHSEDTSFYSTWNEEPEEIDVASVLDAWRRQTITDA, encoded by the coding sequence ATGAATGATTACAGAATTGGACGCGTCGTAGGTGTTTCTGGCGAACGCATTTTCATTTCTCTAACCGATCACTCAAACTTGGAGGAAACCGAAGCGGGCGTGCCTCCAACCATGATCGTGAATTTGCCAAGCGATACAGGGCCAATCCCTTTACTCATCGGTCAGCCCGGCACTTTTGTTTCTGTTGGTCTGCCGTCGGGGCGACTGCTCGCAATGATCACGACTATCGACATGAAGGAGGGCTCTCCTCTTCAATCAGCGCTTAATAATGCTGAAGCCGAAGGTGATGCGATAATCGAAGAACACAAAAGGCTGGTTTCAGCCGTGCCAGTGGGAACTTTGGATGCAGGCGGAAATTTTGAGAGAGGCACCGATGTATTGCCTACAGTAAACTCGTCGGCATTTGCGGTACCACCGGCGACTATTGACAGTATTTATCAACAATACGCCGACGGCAATTTCTCTCTTGGCCATTTGTCACTAATTCCAGACCAACAGGCCAGTATCAACTTGGATGCTTTCTTGGCTCGGCACGGGGCTATTCTCGGACAGACCGGCGGCGGTAAATCCTGGACGGTCGCCTCATTTCTGCAGAAGATTGCCGCCTTTCCACAATCAACGGTGGTGCTATTCGATCTCCACGGGGAATACGCCTCGGCATTCGGCAATGAGGCTGATGTCATCTCAGGAACTGATATCGAGCTTCCGTATTGGCTAATGAACAGCGAGGAACTCCTCGGATTGATGGTTGATCGTAGCGAGTCCGCAGCTCCCAACCAGATAGCAAAATTCAAGGAACTGCTTCAAGCGGCTAAGGACAATCATCCAGAGAATCAGGCACTCGGACTTGATCGCATCACGATCGATACTCCTGTATACTTCAATTTCGCAGAAATCCTCAATGAGTTCAGAAGGTTGGACATCCAAATGGTTCCAGGGCAACGCGGCGAGCGGCAAGGATCACTTTTCGGGCAGTTTACTCGCCTATTGATGCGAATCGATTCGAGATTAAACGACCGTCGTTACGATCTCATTTTCCACCCTCAGACATATGCAACAAGCGCATCCATGGAAGATCTCTTCCGACGACTTCTTGGAGAGACTTCAGCTGACAGAAAGAAAATTGTGATAATTGATTTGAGCCCTGTACCTTTCGATGTTAGAAATTCAGTTATCTCGCTAATTCTCAGATGTCTTTTCGATTTCTCTTACTGGTATCGGCGGGTAAATGGAACATCATACCCAATCGCAGTCTTTGCGGACGAGGCTCACATCTACCTGAACGATAGTGACTCCGACGCAAGATCTTCACGGGAGTCTGCCGAGCGCATTGCAAAGGAAGGACGGAAATACGGAATTAGTTTTACGGTCATTAGTCAAAGACCGCGTGAGGTATCTGCCACAATCCTTTCACAATGCAATTCGTTCTTGTGTTTGAGACTTTCCAATCCCGACGATCAGAGTTACGTGAGGAACCTTTTACCCGATTCAGTGCGGGGAATCACGAGCATGTTTTCTACCCTCAGAAGAGGGGAAGGGATATTGCTCGGAGATTCGGTGATGATGCCAACTCGAATTCGAATTGAACCGCCGAATCCGACTCCCCACAGCGAAGATACTTCGTTTTACTCCACATGGAATGAGGAGCCTGAGGAAATAGACGTTGCTAGCGTCCTTGACGCATGGCGTCGCCAAACGATTACAGATGCATAA
- a CDS encoding hypothetical protein (Evidence 5 : Unknown function) codes for MAPDVRHPSYVPEWINLAAGRKGGHLKRRNDREMAIRGGGNALNLAALKKLTVIYAAIICEYQDPIASNLKRRSPQDRFIRHISHLKPIGSQIEVFRGFN; via the coding sequence TTGGCGCCGGACGTCCGGCACCCTTCGTATGTACCCGAGTGGATCAACTTGGCGGCGGGGCGGAAGGGGGGGCACTTGAAAAGGCGGAACGATCGGGAAATGGCGATCCGAGGTGGGGGCAATGCTCTAAATCTTGCCGCGCTCAAAAAACTTACAGTTATATATGCAGCTATAATTTGTGAATATCAAGATCCAATTGCGTCAAATTTGAAGCGTAGATCCCCTCAGGATCGGTTTATACGACACATCAGTCACCTAAAACCAATAGGCAGCCAAATCGAGGTTTTTCGCGGCTTCAATTGA
- a CDS encoding conserved hypothetical protein (Evidence 4 : Unknown function but conserved in other organisms), whose amino-acid sequence MRNLLIGNGVIIQYGGAAYLNSSIVNRALENIRSGRFPTHLYPKECADFVVALQGEHARALRGEYDKYVYTSYDRSSLEDFKRRYSPARSYSVDEIGFEDYFLLFELVHSKQKIGNPDRFNNRGVLKRMFLDAIYSGGEIENVHRYFPPRFIVWLNEHDQLFTINYDSNLDAVYNKDVLHLHGSFRILSETYDPNSFRNQLKDNLLDGEKVDPKYLYLYSNCLMSYVGDLKLSSMTEASLANTGMEKFADAYENDPSIRKQIDEWDDNNELVKRLKEAIKLKVKHPELKHGEQYPHNLLKEITGSLEIVGLSPNNDGHLFAQILDNDHIPEITFYYFDEQEAADAERLFHSKSLKTKDVRELWAEMQAS is encoded by the coding sequence ATGCGAAACCTACTTATTGGAAATGGCGTAATAATACAGTACGGTGGAGCGGCATATCTTAATTCCAGTATTGTGAATCGAGCTCTTGAAAACATCCGCAGCGGGCGTTTTCCTACTCATCTCTATCCGAAGGAATGCGCCGATTTCGTGGTGGCTCTACAGGGGGAGCACGCACGAGCTTTGCGTGGCGAGTACGATAAATATGTTTACACATCCTACGATCGTTCCTCGCTGGAAGACTTCAAACGGCGATACTCGCCTGCGCGTTCTTACTCCGTTGACGAGATTGGATTTGAGGACTACTTTCTGCTATTTGAACTTGTTCATAGCAAGCAAAAAATTGGAAATCCAGATCGCTTTAACAATCGCGGTGTACTGAAGCGAATGTTCCTTGATGCAATTTACAGTGGCGGGGAAATAGAGAATGTTCACAGGTACTTTCCACCACGATTCATAGTATGGCTAAATGAACACGATCAATTATTTACGATAAACTACGATAGTAACTTGGACGCAGTGTACAATAAGGATGTGCTTCATCTTCATGGCTCATTCCGCATTTTGAGTGAAACGTATGATCCAAACAGCTTTAGAAATCAACTGAAAGATAATCTCCTAGATGGTGAAAAGGTTGATCCCAAGTATCTGTATCTTTATTCAAATTGCCTTATGTCCTATGTCGGTGATCTGAAGTTAAGCTCAATGACTGAAGCATCTCTCGCGAATACCGGCATGGAAAAATTTGCAGACGCATATGAAAACGATCCTTCAATTCGGAAACAAATAGATGAATGGGATGACAATAATGAATTAGTCAAGAGACTGAAGGAAGCAATAAAACTGAAAGTAAAACATCCAGAGCTCAAACACGGCGAGCAGTATCCACACAACTTGCTTAAGGAAATAACAGGTTCCTTGGAGATTGTTGGATTGTCCCCAAACAACGATGGACACCTTTTTGCTCAGATACTCGACAATGACCATATTCCCGAAATTACATTTTATTATTTTGACGAACAAGAGGCTGCCGACGCAGAAAGATTGTTTCATTCAAAGTCGCTCAAGACGAAAGATGTCCGAGAGCTTTGGGCAGAAATGCAAGCATCATGA
- a CDS encoding Integrase/recombinase (fragment), which yields MEKPKLLDQVRAALRVRHMSYRTEQTYVHWIKRFIFFHNRKHPLEMGEAQVRAFLSYLAVEKRVAASTQNQAFCALLFLYRNVLKKNLGWIDDIERTKSPRRLPVVFTRNEVRAILARLDGVLWIMAALLYGSWVAVDGMPPT from the coding sequence ATGGAAAAGCCGAAACTTCTCGACCAGGTCCGGGCTGCGCTTCGTGTCCGGCACATGAGCTATCGCACCGAACAGACTTACGTCCATTGGATCAAGCGGTTCATTTTCTTCCATAACCGGAAGCACCCACTGGAAATGGGAGAAGCCCAGGTCAGAGCTTTCCTGAGCTATCTGGCTGTGGAAAAAAGGGTGGCAGCCTCCACCCAGAATCAGGCGTTCTGCGCCCTCCTGTTCCTTTACCGCAACGTGCTCAAGAAAAACCTCGGCTGGATCGACGACATCGAACGGACCAAAAGCCCCCGCCGGCTTCCGGTCGTCTTCACACGGAACGAGGTTAGGGCCATTCTCGCCCGCCTCGACGGAGTCCTTTGGATCATGGCGGCCCTTCTCTATGGGTCCTGGGTTGCGGTTGATGGAATGCCTCCGACTTAG